A segment of the Doryrhamphus excisus isolate RoL2022-K1 chromosome 7, RoL_Dexc_1.0, whole genome shotgun sequence genome:
GCgcgttccaaaaaaaaaaaacgccaacatTGCCTTAACCTCgtatgtgttgtttgtgtttaagATTGTCagcatattttgattttatttctgtGTCGTTGCTTCATTTGGCAATAAAGCATGATTGAAAATGTCAAAGTCTCCTCTGTGAACAATAGAAATCAATACAAAGCTCCCCCTGGTGGAGGATGGCGCTATTGATCTGTGGATGAATGTCTCCATATGTCAAATAACCATTACTCGCTTAATGATGGCGTCTGTACGTAATACGCTCCTCTTTTCGGCGACGCGCCCCACCGCACGGATTCGTAATAACGACATTCAATCATCTCGATCCCCCCGTGTCAGCGTCTGGCCGTGGAGCGCCATGGCGGTGCGATGTGGCCTCTGAGCACTTTCAGGACCTAATTATGCTATTGATTAGCCTACATTTATTATGGTCTGCGTGGCAAAGGCCGGCGCTTGACTGCGCCGTCCTTGTGTAACCCATTTTGGGCCCACTTTTGTAtcacatagaaaaaaaattaatctgcTGCGCACCTTTTGAGTCTGGAATATGTTCCCAAGGGACGTGGGCCCACCAGACCGCCTTACACCCCCACCCACAGCTTAGTGACCCCGGTGACGCATGTTAGAGGCGGTTAGAGAATACATCAAGCCATGGTTGTGATGTCACCAAAGTGGGCGTGTCCTGTAAAGCCTCTTATTTGCTTAATACTTTAGGCTGCAAGGAATTTCAGGAATCCATtcccatttaattttttttttttttttacatttttatcatttttatgtaaTGTATATGCTACTTTGTTGATAGAATTAAacttaaaatgaacaaaataattttatttcctTTTCAGTGACATAAAGTGTGGATGTGGATTCTCCGCCTCTCCCAATCCGGCTTCTCCTCGTCCTTCCCAGAACGTGTTTGCTCTTTGCTCAGCAGCCCGCCTGAGCTCTGCCCCACATTCGCTGCTGCGTCAGAGCCGACCGGGACAGACATGGAAgcgattgtgtgtgtgcgtaagtGCGTACGTTTGCGTGTctttgcgtgcgtgtgtgcgtgcacgctttaggaggtgggtggggtggggggggggggaggctcTCCCGAAAAAACATGGACTTCAAATCCGAGCTGCTCAAGTCCATCTGGTACGCTTTCACCTCGCTGGACGTGGAGAAGTGTGGAAAAGTGTCCAAATCCCAGTTGAAGGTAAGCGGGTGTGCGTGTGgatagcgggggggggggggggggcaaagggcACGGGAGTGGGACGACTGGGGGGCAAAGTGCACGGGAGCGGGACGACTGGGGGTTGACTCGCTTTTGGACTGGAAATGTCCGGAGAAATGGGACGTTTTTGTTCGCCGTCGAGTGTTTTTTgctgcttcctgtttgtcaGAGTGGGGGTTAAATATTTGTAGAATCCAGGGAATCTTCCCAAAGCTGTCCTGACACGTTTTAGCGCTTGTGGAAGTGTGTGTTCTTCCCTGGAATTCTGATTTCCCTGACCGTTTAATTGAGTCCCATATGGAGCGCCATCGATGAATGTGTCCGCCACTGTCAGTGCTTTTAGATTAGGGTGGGCACAGCAGGACCCACCGTTTGTTAAGAGGAGCCACCCGTGGGTGGATCGCTGGAGGTCACCCGATTGAACGCCCCGGGTGTTCCCTTTGATGTTTCTGTAGGAAAAGTTAGGTCGTGGCTCCTTTAAGAACGCAATAAAAGCAGCTTTATGGATGATCGCTCTCATTCTGAACGGCATTCCTTGTGATCTCATTCCATAATATGGGAtattttcctcctcttcctgacCCCGTAGGTGCTGTCCCACAACCTGTACACGGTGCTGAACATCCCCCATGACCCGGTGGCCCTGGAGGAGCACTTCCAGGACGACGATGACGGGCCCGTGTCCAATCACGGCTACATGCCCTACCTCAATAAATACATCCTGGATAAGGTACACTTTTAGGGACAAACCAATCAAAACGGAAAGGGGTGTTACTGAAACTAGCCCATGCTAATGATTGTACTGTGAGGCGTTTAGGGTCCATTTCTAACTGGAGTGTGCGGCGGGGCccttttgatacattttgtatatGAATTGTAGTAATATATGAGGGTcaccgggagggggggggtcgctggagcctatcccaactgtcttcgggtgagaggcgggggtccaccctgggcgagaggcggggtccaccctggaccggtggccagccaatcacagggcacatatagacaaacaaccattcacactcacattcatacctatggacaatttggagcatagggggcgccacagatTAAAGCCGGGGTTCTCAACTGGCGGGTTGGGGACCAAAAGTGGGCTGCGGCTCCAATCTGGGTGTTACGtttaacattcatttcattgattcattttctgtaccgcttatcctcacgagtgtcccgggggtgctggagcctatcccagctgtcttcgggcgagaggcggggtccaccctggactggtggccagccagccaatcacagggcacatatagacaaacaaccattcacactcacattcatacctatggacaatttggagcataGAGGGCGCCACAGATTAAAGCcgggattctcaactggtgggttggGGACCAAAAGTGGGCTGCGGCTCCAATCTGGGTGTTACGtttaacattcatttcattgattcattttctgtaccacttatcttcacaagggtcccgggggtggggtgcggtgctggagcctatcccaactgtcttcgggcgagaggcggggtacaccctggactggtggccagccaatcacagggcacatatagacaaacaaccattcacactcacattcatacctatggacaatttggagtcgctaattaacctagcatgtttttttggaatgtgggaggaaacccggagtacccggagaaaacccacgcatgcactccacacagagatagccgagggtggaattgaacaccggtctcctagctgtggggtctgcgcgctaaccacacgaccaccatgcagcccattattgttattattattattaggctaattaacctagcatgtttttggaatgtgggaggaaaccggagtacccggagaaaacccacgcatgcacggggagaacatggaaacagggtgggattgaactcgggtctcatagctgtgaggtcggcgcaCTAACCATTCGTCCGCCACGCAGCCCCATGTcttaaaatatatctatatattctATAACATGGAGTCATTGGCAATGCGGACCAAAAATGGCCCCCGTGCCACACTTTGGGGAAACGTGACTTGTCCTCTGCGTGTTGCAGGTGAAAGAGGGGATGTTCGACAAGGAGAAGTTCGACGACCTGTGCTGGATGATGACCAGGAAGAAGAACTACAAGGGGCCACCAGAGGGGGCGCTGCTCTCGGAGAGGAACCGCTTCAAGCTCTTTTGCTTGTTCAACCTCCTCTCCGAGGACCGCTACCCTCTGGTGATGATCCCGGACGAGGTAAAAAGTGTGGATGAAGACCACCATCTcccgacattttttttccccgcgTTAATGAGGCTCTTCCTTCCTGTAACTCCCCACTTCCTGCCAGACCAAAATATGTCCCACAGCTCCACCTTCACTAACGAACATGATGATGTTTCTGCTAACCTTCCATGCTGGTGCTAAAGGTGGAGTACCTGCTGAAGAAAATAAGCACGGCCATGAGCCAGGAGTGGGACGGGAAGCCGCTGGACGACCTGACGTCCCAGAACGCCGCCGTGCACGAGGAGGGCGTGTCCGTGTGGAGCTTCCTGGAGCACATGGACGCCGGACGCTTGCTGCGGGTCACCAGTGCCGAGGCCTTCAGTCTGGCCTTGGATGAGGTCTTCCTGGAGATGTACCACAACGTCTTGAAGAGGGTGAGTCGAGGGGCGCCGAGTAAACGGTGGGCGGAGCTTTGTGAGAAGACGAGCGGAACTAACGCTGTCCTCTTTGGCAGGGATACATGTGGAAGAAAGGCCACGTGCGGCGGAATTGGACCGAGCGCTGGTTCGTGCTGAAGCCGTCCTCCATGGCGTACTACGTGGGCGAGGACCTGAAGGACAAGAAGGGCGAGATCCACCTGGACAAGACCTGCGTCATAGAGGTCAGCGTTGATGGTGGCGTCCATCTTGGCGGCTTTTTTTGCTCACCCGTTTGGAATTCCAGGCCATTCCGGACCGAGAGGGAAAACGTTGTTTGTTCTGCGTCAAAACCCACAACAAAACCTACGAGATGAGCGCTTCGGACCAGAGACAGAAGGTGGAGTGGACTCAAGGTGCGTAGAAGTCCAGGTCCAAGTGGGCGGGGCTACATTCTTCTCATTTTTATGGCGAATGTCGGCGAACAAAAAAAGCGAATACGTTTGTTGACGTTTGTGTCGCTGTCCAGCCGTCCAGACCGCCCTGCGCCTCCAGAGCGAGGGCAAGTCGTCGCTCCACCGGGAGCTGAAGGCCAAGAGGCGGGTCCAGCGGGAGCACAGCCAACGGGAGCGCAGCTGCAGCGCCCGCAGCAGTTGCAGCAGCCAATCGGAGGACTCCAACACGCTGGACATGGAGAGAACGGAGCGGGAGAAGGACCGTCAGGATCTGGAGATCGAGAGCATCATACAGGTCGGTCGCGGGATGGCGTCATTCGGCGGAAGCGTTAAACGTTCCTCGTTTCTTTTCGTAGCACGCACGAGAACTGGAGGCCCGGCGAAGAGAAGCGGAGGAGAAGGAGCGCAGGAAGCAGAGGGAGGTGCAGATGGAGCTGGAGAGACAACTCCAAGAGGCCCACATGGTGACACGGCAGATTCCGTTTTAAGATTCCCAGATTGTCCAGGTTTTGGCACAAACGGGCACCTCCTCATTTGGCGTTCCTTCCAGATGCGAGAGAGCATGAGGGCGGAGATGCAGGAGCGAGCCAAGGAGGCCGAGCAGCAGCGCCAAAGAATCCAAGAGCTGGAAGTGACCCAGAGGAAACTGGAGGCCGCCCTCAACATGGAGATCCAGGCGCGACTTGAGGAGGAGAGGGCCCGGCAGGAGCTGGAGAGGTCACACGCAAGCAGATAGCTCCACCCACCTTTTTAGATGCTATTTTTAGCCTGGATTATTAGCGTAGCTCTTCTTCTCCAGGCTGCTCCAAGCTGAGGAGGAGAAGACGCAGCAGTTCCAGCTCCTCCAAGAACAGCAGAGAGTCTTGCACGGCCTCGGCCCCGTGGAGGACGACCTCCCCGAGGACCACATGGACCACGACGCCCCCTCCGCTCTTCACTCGGCCTCCCGGGAGCTCCAGGATCTGCGGGCGTCCCGTCAGAGGAGCCACCAGCACTTGGAGGCGAGAACCCCAAAACACGACCCCATTTGGGATTTGATTTCGGATTCCTATGCTGGATCTTCTCACTGCAGGAAGTCCAGGAGAAGCTGAGGAACGCCAGCCAACACGTGCGACACTGGAACGTCCAACTGAACCGCCTGATGAAGCCCATCAGCCCTGGAGGTggcacacaccaacacacttctccatcccaaaaatcatatttatatattccatatttttCCAGAACGTTTGGAACATCGCCTCTCCTCAAAGCACACCTGCCCCAAAAAGGAAGGCGCGCTGGCCAGCAACGAGTTCATCTCCAAGTTCAAGATCAGAGCAGATCCGAATCAACAGACACCCGAGTACAACGAGACGCTGGAGGAGCAGATGGAGGCGGCCAACCTATCGGATGATTCGGACGACGTTCCGGAAGAATCCAACGGATCAATATGATTTTAAATCTGCCACACATTGgcattgtttgcttttttttttgcgacaCTGTGACGTCATTGCCATGCAACACAtttgaaaaatcacatttattgcATTTGTTTTGTATAATAAAATGGATGGTAAATAGGTAAATAATGACTGAAATGCTGTAGAAATTTAACATTGAAACGTAGAATGGTAATAACTAGCATCATAGTAAGTGTTTATGCATGTATTTAAATAGCGAACCTTTGTGTTAAAACACTTCCGGAGTTTCTCCTTCACTCACATTATTGGCTCTCAACAAGCATCACTGCCCCCTGTTGCATGCACCCTGAATTACACCCAGAAAATACGAATTTGTGCAAAATCGGGGCATTTCTGGGGGAAAATGTATCAATTATCGTTTGAAAACTATAGGACTAGCCGTAAAAtagttagaataataataataatcaagttAGCAGGGCAATAATGCAAGATAATAAACCTTACGCTACTGTATTGTGGTTATTTCAAGTTGTAATTACCACATGTGGCCACAGAGGGCGGTGTATATGAGACGAAGGCCTGACAAAACACGGATGTAAATAGCGTAACCCGGAAGTAATAATGGTaacacaaatgtaaacatggtAGCCTCCATAACACACCACAATAACTATGTATTTTTCCAACCAAATGTggtatttcattaattaattgtattttttatatattaagaACAGCTTTAGGCAACGTTTAAGCAAAATGTCGGCGTCATTGGTATTCAATACGACAAAGGTCAGACCCCTTCTCTCCCGGTCCCGGTGCAGGACTCTGTCCACAGACCACCCGAACCCAGGAAATGTCTCTTCAAATGTTCCCACCGAGACCTCCGCCGAACTTGACCGCCGAAGACCATGGAAGGACCCCAGCGGCTGCTCGGTGTTCCTCTTCCCCGGCCAGGGCAGCCAATTTGTGGGCATGGGACGCGGACTGTTGAGGTACCCCAACGTTGGAGAAATGTTCAAGGTGGCCCAGAAGGTCCTGGGCTACGACCTGCTTTCTCTGTGCCTGGAGGGACCCGAGGAGGAGCTGATGAAGACAGTCCACTGCCAGCCGGCCGTGTTTGTCACCTCCTTGGCTGCCGTGGAGAGGCTGAACCAGGAAAACCCTAAAGTAGGACACCATTGCAGGCATATCCTTGTTGTTGGAGATGTCCAAATGTGGGAATGTTGTCATTCCAGGCCATCGAGACGTGTGTTGCGGCTGCCGGGTTCAGCGTGGGAGAGTTTGCTGCATTGGTCTTCTCCGGAGCTCTGACTTTTGCAGAaggtaaacaacaacaaagattcTTTTTTATAAAATGACTACATATTTCTTCCTTGTTGTGTTTCCAGGTCTGTATGCGGTGAAGGTGCGTGCGGAAGCCATGCAGAGAGCTTCGGAGCTGGTCCCCAGTGGGATGCTGTCAGTGGTGGGCAAACCTCAAGCCCACTATCGATACGCCTGCTTGCAGGCCAGGGAGCACTGCCAGACTTTAGGCGTGGAGGAACCCGTCTGCTCCGTCGCTAACTACCTTTTCCCCGACGGCAGGGTCATCGCCGGGCACCGGCAGGTGGGGGCGGCTTCACCTCGTCCTTGAAGTAAATTTACGGACTAAACACTCCTTCTGCTTTTCCCGTCAGGCGTTGGATTTCCTGCAGCAGAATTCCAGGCGTCTTCAGTTTGTGAGGACCAAAATGCTGCCGGTGAGCGGGGCGTTCCACACCGAGCTCATGAGGTCGGCCGCAGATCCCCTCAGAGATGTTCTCAGGCAGCTGGAGGTCTGTTCAACCACTTGTAATGATACTGTGTGCCAACAGAGGGCGACATTGTcacattaacccttagatgcatgagtgactggaccctacactcttccataagtaactagaatcaatgcgtttttatgccaatattgccattttggttaggaataatcacttgtatgatatttagtattatatttaggagttgataagaatcaaaggttcctattggattccatagaaaatacatgcaggtcatttttgacccacttatggaaggttggggtagtaacacaaaaactaaaatttcttaaaattcataaaaggtaatttaaaaatgtgaatggcatgatatcaaaaacacgttttttttttgaatacctggaatatgaaatgctaaaaaaatttaattacaaagatatttcaagaaaacaacctgaccgggtcatttttgacccacttatggaaggttggggtagtaacacaaaaactaaaatttcttaaaatgtataaaaggtaagttaaaaatgtgaatggcatgatattaaaaacatgtttttttcggaatacctggaatatgaaatgctaaaaaaatttaattacaaagatatttcaagaaaacaacctgaccgggtcatttttgacccacttatggaaggttggggtagtaacacaaaaactaaaatttcttaaaattcataaaaggtaatttaaaaatgtgaatggtatgatactaaaaacatgttttttttaggaatacctggaatatgaaatgctaaaaaaatttaattacaaagatatttaaagaaaacaacctgaccgggtcatttttgacccacttatggaaggttggggtagtaacacaagaactaaaatttcttaaaattcataaaaggtaatttaaaaatgtgaatggtatgatattaaaacgtgttttttttaggaatacctggaatatgaaatgataaaaaaatttcattacgaagatatttcaagaaaacaacctgaccgggtcatttttgacccacttatggaaggttggggtagtaacacaaaaactaaaatttcttaaaatttataaaaggtaagttaaaaatgtgaatggcatgatataaaaaacatgtttttttggaatacctggaatatgaaatgataaaaaattttcattacgaagatatttcaagaaaacaacctgaccgggtcatttttgacccacttatggaaggttggggtagtaacacaaaaactaaaatttcttaaaatttataaaaggtaagttaaaaatgtgaatggcatgatatcaaaaacatgtttttttggaatacctggaatatgaaatgataaaaaattttcattacaaagatatttcaagaaaacaacctgaccgggtcatttttgacccacttatggaaggttggggtagtaacacaaaaactaaaatttcttaaaattcataaaaggtaatttaaaaatgtgaattgcatgatctcaaaaacatgttttttttggaatacctggaatatgaaatgctaaaaaaatttaattacaaagatatttcaagaaaacaacctgaccgggtcatttttgacccacttatggaaggttggggtagtaacacaaaaactaaaatttcttgaAATTcataaaaagtaatttaaaaatgtgaatggcatgatactaaaaacatgttttttaggaatacctggaatatgaaatgataaaaaaatttaattacaaagatatttcaagaaaacaacctgaccgggtcatttttgacccacttatggaaggttggggtagtaacacaaaaactaaaatttcttaaaatgtataaaaggtaagttaaaaatgtgaatggtatgatatcaaaaatgtgttttttgaggaatacctggaatatgaaatgctaaaaaaatttaattacaaagatatttcaagaaaacaacctgaccgggtcatttttaacccacttatggaaggttggggtagtaacacaaaaactaaaatttcttaaaattcataaaaggtaatttaaaaatgtgaatggtatgatatcaaaaacatgtttttttaaggaatacctggaatatgaaatgataaaaaaatttaattacaaagatatttcaagaaaacaacctgaccgggtcatttttgacccacttatggaaggttggggtagtaacacaaaaacaaaaatttcttaaaaggtaagttaaaaatgcgAGTGGCATGATactaaaaacgtgtttttttttcggaatacctggaatatgaaatgataaaaaaaattaattacgaagatatttaaagaaaacaacctgaccgggtcatttttgacccacttatggaaggttggggtagtaacactaaaatttcttaaaattttttttttaagtttttaaaaaaaattttaaggaatacctggaatatgaaatgataaaaaataatcattaaaaagatatttcaagaaaattgAACCcggaatggaattgaacccgggtctcctagctgtgaggtctgcacgctaaccactcgtgcgccgtgcagcccacattaaTGAACTtagttattttattcttttcttaTTAGaccgcacggtggatgagtggttaccatgttgttgttttttttctcccggtATTCCGCTTTTAAGCCTCACCTTTCTCTCCAGGTGCGTCGCCCCGAGATCAACGTGTACTCCAACGTGGACGGCAAGCGCTACATGAGCGACGGCCACGTGCGGCGGCAGCTGGTCAAGCAGCTGACGGCGCCCGTCAAGTGGGAGCAGACGCTGCACGAGATCTACGAGCGGGGGCGGGGTGAAAGGTTCCCGCACACGTACGAGGTGGGGCCCGGGAGGCAACTCGGCGCCACGTTGCACAAGTGCAACCGGAAGGCCTTCGCCACCGCGTACACGCACGTGGATGTCGCCGCGCCGGATGTGAGTtgtggctgatttttttttttttataaaataaaaagacaatttgcagtgaagacattttttaattatggaAAACAAAGAGGAATTCCAG
Coding sequences within it:
- the LOC131132679 gene encoding differentially expressed in FDCP 6 homolog, with protein sequence MDFKSELLKSIWYAFTSLDVEKCGKVSKSQLKVLSHNLYTVLNIPHDPVALEEHFQDDDDGPVSNHGYMPYLNKYILDKVKEGMFDKEKFDDLCWMMTRKKNYKGPPEGALLSERNRFKLFCLFNLLSEDRYPLVMIPDEVEYLLKKISTAMSQEWDGKPLDDLTSQNAAVHEEGVSVWSFLEHMDAGRLLRVTSAEAFSLALDEVFLEMYHNVLKRGYMWKKGHVRRNWTERWFVLKPSSMAYYVGEDLKDKKGEIHLDKTCVIEAIPDREGKRCLFCVKTHNKTYEMSASDQRQKVEWTQAVQTALRLQSEGKSSLHRELKAKRRVQREHSQRERSCSARSSCSSQSEDSNTLDMERTEREKDRQDLEIESIIQHARELEARRREAEEKERRKQREVQMELERQLQEAHMMRESMRAEMQERAKEAEQQRQRIQELEVTQRKLEAALNMEIQARLEEERARQELERLLQAEEEKTQQFQLLQEQQRVLHGLGPVEDDLPEDHMDHDAPSALHSASRELQDLRASRQRSHQHLEEVQEKLRNASQHVRHWNVQLNRLMKPISPGERLEHRLSSKHTCPKKEGALASNEFISKFKIRADPNQQTPEYNETLEEQMEAANLSDDSDDVPEESNGSI
- the mcat gene encoding malonyl-CoA-acyl carrier protein transacylase, mitochondrial encodes the protein MSASLVFNTTKVRPLLSRSRCRTLSTDHPNPGNVSSNVPTETSAELDRRRPWKDPSGCSVFLFPGQGSQFVGMGRGLLRYPNVGEMFKVAQKVLGYDLLSLCLEGPEEELMKTVHCQPAVFVTSLAAVERLNQENPKAIETCVAAAGFSVGEFAALVFSGALTFAEGLYAVKVRAEAMQRASELVPSGMLSVVGKPQAHYRYACLQAREHCQTLGVEEPVCSVANYLFPDGRVIAGHRQALDFLQQNSRRLQFVRTKMLPVSGAFHTELMRSAADPLRDVLRQLEVRRPEINVYSNVDGKRYMSDGHVRRQLVKQLTAPVKWEQTLHEIYERGRGERFPHTYEVGPGRQLGATLHKCNRKAFATAYTHVDVAAPDVSCG